The genomic DNA ACCGATAATTTGGCTGGACGTCGCCTAGATTGCCCAGTCACTCCAATAGTTTCCCCGCAATTTCCCGAAAACATCCCCATCTTGTCCACGTTTAAATACACTTGTCCATATCCCAGACCCCTGGGGCCCGTGGAAAGGAACCGCCTCATGCCGCCGCGTCAGCGCTACACAGAGATCGCCGCCCATCTGCGCCAGCAGATCAGGGACGGTGCGCTGGCCCCCGGGGACGAGCTCCCCTCGGAGGCGGAGCTGTGCCGGCAGTTCGACGCCGCCCGCGGCACCGTCCGCCAGGCGGTCGCGGTCCTGCGGCAGGAGGGGATCGTCTCCTCCGGCCAGGGCCGGCGCACCCGGGTGCTGGACACGGTCCCCACCCAGCCGTTCGACGACAACATCTCCTTCACCCAGTGGTGCCTGGCCTCCGGCGTGGAACCGGGGCAGGTGACCCAGTGGGTGACGAAGCGGAAGGCGGATCCGCACCTCGCCCTCCTGCTCGATCAGCCCGACGACGCCCTCATCGTGTCCGTCCTCCGGCTCCGGACGATGAACTCGGAACCGGCCATGGTCGAGAGGCTCAACTACGCCCCCGAGTTCGGCGCGCACGTGCTCACGTTCGACACGGATTCCGGTTCGATCTACCAGCACCTCCGTGACAACGGGGTGCAGATCGACTCGGCCACCCGCATCATTGACGCGCTTCCCGCCAACCAGACGGACGCGGACCTGCTCGGGGTGGAGGTCGGCACACCCCTGCTGCGCGTCCGGCGCCGGGCCTTCACCCCGGACGGGACCCCCATCGAGGCCTCGGACGACCGCTACCTCTACGACAAGGCCAGCATCACCACGACCTCGACCCGGACCTCCCCCTCCAACACGAGTCTGGTGACGGTGGATTCCGTCTCCTTCTGACGGCTCCTCGCCCGTTGCCCCTCCGCCCGGGCCGCGCCCCTCGGCGGGCCACCTCACCCACCCGGGCCACGCCCCCGGCCCCTTCCGTAGGGTGGGAGGAAAGACGACGTTTTCCCCGGAAGGTACCGCTTCATGGCATCCCGCACACCGCTCTCCGTGATCGATTTCTGCACCATCTACCCGGGCGAGACCGCCGGCGAGTCCATGTCACGCTCCGTCGAACTCGCCCGGACCGCGGAGGAGCTCGGCTATTCCCGCATCTGGTACTCCGAGCACCACAACATGGCGACGATCGCCTCCTCCGCCCCGGCCGTGCTCATCGCGCACATCGCGGCGAAGACCGAGAGGATCCGCCTCGGCGCCGGCGGCGTCATGCTGCCCAACCACTCCCCCTACGTCATCGCCGAGCAGTTCGGCACCCTGGCCGAGCTCTATCCGGACCGCATCGACCTGGGCCTCGGGCGCGCGCCCGGCACCGACATGAACACTCTGGGCCGCGCCCTGCGTCGCGACCCGAACGCCGCCGAACGCTTCCCCGAGGACATCATGGAACTGCACGGCTACTTGACCGGCGACTCCCGCGTCGCCGGGGTCCAGGCCGTCCCGGGGGCGGGCACCAATGTCCCGCTCTACGTGCTGGGTTCCTCGATGTTCGGGGCGAGCCTGGCCGCAAAGCTGGGGCTGCCCTACTCCTTCGCCTCGCACTTCGCCCCGACGCACCTGCAGCAGGCGACGACCTACTACCGCGAGAACTTCGAGCCCTCCGAGGTGCTGTCGGAACCCTACGTCATCGCCGCGGTCAACGTCACCGCCGCCGACACCCGCGAGGAGGCCGAGGAGCAGACCAGGATCGTCCACCGCAACCGGGTGCGCACGATGCTCAACCGCCAGGGCCACCACCTCAGCGACGCGCAGGTGGACCAGGTCGTCGACTCCCCGACGGGCAGGCAGATCATCGACATGCTCAAGTTCACCGGCGTCGGCACCGGCGAGGACGCCGCCGAATACCTCGAGAAGTTCACGGCGCTGGCCACAGCCGACGAGCTGATGGTGTCCTTCCAGGCGCCGGGCAGTCAGGAGGCCGTCCACGGCATGCGACTGCTGGGCAGGGCGTGGGGGCTGGACCCGGCGGACACGGCCGGCGCGCCCGGCGACTGGGGCCTCTGACAAACGTATGGCCTGAACGTTCGCCCAGATTATTGCCCGCCATTCTGGCGCTTACTGAGATTCGGCGCGACGAAGGCGGAGCAGGCGGGAAGCAGTCACATCGCCGGCTCCCGTCTCTGACCCGACCCGGGTCAGATCCGAGGCCGATGGCGCCCGCCCCGAACGGCGCCCTTGACGATCGGTGCCGCACGCCCGAATGAAAGTCAGGTCGAACAGCTAAGACCCAGCTCCCGCGGGCCCCGGAATTCCGCCATTCACGGGGACTTCGCCGCCTACCTCCGCCAGTGCGTCCACGACGGTGGGTTCGGCCCCGGCGATCCGCTCCCCTCCGAGGTGGAGCTGAGCATCTAATCACCCGGCTTTGGCGGACTCCCGATATTATTCACGCATGTCCATACGAAGGCTGATCACCCTGGGGGCGGCGACGGCGAGCCTGGCGGCCTCCCTGGCGGCGTGTTCCGCGGGGTCGACGGCCACGCAGCTGGGCCGTCCCGACGGCGGGGACGGCGACCGTCTGGTCGTCGGCACCGTCGGCCCGCCGGCCTCCCTCGACTTCACCACCACGGGCGGCGCGGCCATCCCGCAGGCGCTGATGGGCAACGTCTACGAGACGCTCGTGCGCATCGACGCCGACGGCGAGGTGGTCCCCCACCTGGCCACCTCCTGGGAAGTCTCCCCCGACGGCCTGGTCCACACATTCCACCTGCGGGAGGGGGTGACCTTCACCAACGGCGACGCCTTCACCGCGCACACGGCCGCCTGGTCCATCGAGCAGGTGCGCACCGCCTGGACCAACGGGCTGAAGTCCCGGATGGCCCCGGTCGCCGCCACCCGGGTCCTCGACGACCACACCCTCGAGGTCACCCTGTCGACCCCCTCCAACCGGTGGCTGTGGTCGATGGGCACGACGACGGGGGCGATGATGACGCCCGCGGGCGTCGACAAGCGGGCGAGCGAACCGATCGGGACCGGGCCGTATGTCCTCGACCACTTCGCCGTGGGCGAGTCCATCTCCTTCGCGCCGAACCCGGACTACTGGGGCGGGGCCGTGCAGGAGGGCGCCGCCATCCGCTACTTCTCCGACGCGATCGGCTCCGTCAACGCCCTGCGCTCCGGCGACGTCGACGTCGTCTGGTCGCTGCAGGCGCCCGAACTGCTCGACACCCTGCCCGAGGAGTACTCCGTCCAGGTCGGCACCACCAACGGCGAGGTCGTGCTGAGCATGAACAACGACGCCGCCCCCTTCGACGATCCGCGGGTGCGCCGGGCCGTGGCCCACGGAATCGACCGGGAGGCGATCAACCGGGTCGTCTGGGAGGGGCTGGCCACCGACACCGGCGGCGCGCCCGTCCCGCCCAGCGACCCCTGGTTCACCGGGCGCGACTACTACCCCTTCGACCCGGGGAAGGCCCGGGCCCTGCTCGCCGAGGCCGGCTACTCCCCCGACAACCGCCCCCGCGTGGAACTGACCGTCCCCTCCCTGCCCTACGCCGAGAGCGCCGCCGAGCTGCTCTACTCCCAGCTGCGCGACCTCGGCTTCGACGTCACGCTCACGACCGCGGAGTTCCCGGCCGTCTGGCTCGCCGACGTGATGGGCGCGAAGGACTACCAGATGTCGCTGATCTCCCACGTGGAGCCGCGCGACGTCCCGGCCCTGTTCGGCGACCCCGACTACTACCTCGGCTTCGACGACGCCCGGGTCCGCGAGGAGCTCCGGCTCGCCGACGTCACCCCGGGACCGGCCGCGCAGCGCAGCCACATGATCGCCGCCGTCGATGGCATCATGGCGGACGCTGGGGCGCTGACCCTGGTCAACGCCCCCAACATCGTGCTCACCGCGCCGGGGGTCACCGGCGTCGACGCGGACATCGTCGTCGACTCGCTGCCCCTGGCCCCCATCAGGAAGGAGGACTAGATGCGGATCCTGCTGCGCCTGAGCGCGCGTTTCCTCCTCAGCCTGCTCGCCGCCTCGGTGCTGATCTTCCTGCTGCTGCGCATCGTCCCCGGTGACCCGGCGCGCATCGCCCTCGGGGTCACCGCCACCGACGCGGCCGTGGCCGAACTCTCCGCCCGCCTGGGCACGGACCGCCCCCTGCCCGTCCAGTACCTCGACTGGCTGGGCGGACTGCTCAC from Corynebacterium guangdongense includes the following:
- a CDS encoding ABC transporter substrate-binding protein; amino-acid sequence: MSIRRLITLGAATASLAASLAACSAGSTATQLGRPDGGDGDRLVVGTVGPPASLDFTTTGGAAIPQALMGNVYETLVRIDADGEVVPHLATSWEVSPDGLVHTFHLREGVTFTNGDAFTAHTAAWSIEQVRTAWTNGLKSRMAPVAATRVLDDHTLEVTLSTPSNRWLWSMGTTTGAMMTPAGVDKRASEPIGTGPYVLDHFAVGESISFAPNPDYWGGAVQEGAAIRYFSDAIGSVNALRSGDVDVVWSLQAPELLDTLPEEYSVQVGTTNGEVVLSMNNDAAPFDDPRVRRAVAHGIDREAINRVVWEGLATDTGGAPVPPSDPWFTGRDYYPFDPGKARALLAEAGYSPDNRPRVELTVPSLPYAESAAELLYSQLRDLGFDVTLTTAEFPAVWLADVMGAKDYQMSLISHVEPRDVPALFGDPDYYLGFDDARVREELRLADVTPGPAAQRSHMIAAVDGIMADAGALTLVNAPNIVLTAPGVTGVDADIVVDSLPLAPIRKED
- a CDS encoding LLM class flavin-dependent oxidoreductase translates to MASRTPLSVIDFCTIYPGETAGESMSRSVELARTAEELGYSRIWYSEHHNMATIASSAPAVLIAHIAAKTERIRLGAGGVMLPNHSPYVIAEQFGTLAELYPDRIDLGLGRAPGTDMNTLGRALRRDPNAAERFPEDIMELHGYLTGDSRVAGVQAVPGAGTNVPLYVLGSSMFGASLAAKLGLPYSFASHFAPTHLQQATTYYRENFEPSEVLSEPYVIAAVNVTAADTREEAEEQTRIVHRNRVRTMLNRQGHHLSDAQVDQVVDSPTGRQIIDMLKFTGVGTGEDAAEYLEKFTALATADELMVSFQAPGSQEAVHGMRLLGRAWGLDPADTAGAPGDWGL
- a CDS encoding GntR family transcriptional regulator, which translates into the protein MPPRQRYTEIAAHLRQQIRDGALAPGDELPSEAELCRQFDAARGTVRQAVAVLRQEGIVSSGQGRRTRVLDTVPTQPFDDNISFTQWCLASGVEPGQVTQWVTKRKADPHLALLLDQPDDALIVSVLRLRTMNSEPAMVERLNYAPEFGAHVLTFDTDSGSIYQHLRDNGVQIDSATRIIDALPANQTDADLLGVEVGTPLLRVRRRAFTPDGTPIEASDDRYLYDKASITTTSTRTSPSNTSLVTVDSVSF